Proteins from one Streptomyces genisteinicus genomic window:
- a CDS encoding urease subunit beta encodes MIPGEILLDTAPVTLNEGRPHTRITVVNTADRPVQVGSHYHFAEANPGLDFDRAAARGKRLAVAAGTAVRFEPGVPVDVELVPLAGRRIVPGLRGETGGPLDG; translated from the coding sequence ATGATTCCCGGAGAGATCCTCCTCGACACCGCACCCGTCACCCTCAACGAGGGCCGCCCGCACACCCGGATCACCGTCGTGAACACCGCCGACCGCCCCGTCCAGGTCGGCTCCCACTACCACTTCGCCGAGGCCAACCCCGGTCTCGACTTCGACCGTGCGGCCGCCCGCGGGAAGCGGCTCGCCGTCGCCGCCGGCACCGCGGTCCGCTTCGAGCCCGGCGTCCCCGTCGACGTCGAACTCGTCCCCCTGGCCGGCCGCCGGATCGTCCCCGGCCTGCGCGGCGAGACCGGAGGCCCCCTCGATGGCTGA
- a CDS encoding urease subunit gamma, whose protein sequence is MQLSPHEQERLLIHVAADVAEKRRARGVRLNHPESVALITSHILEGARDGRTVAELMVSGRAVLGRADVMEGVPEMIHDVQVEATFPDGTKLVTVHDPIV, encoded by the coding sequence GTGCAACTCTCCCCGCACGAGCAGGAACGCCTGCTCATCCATGTGGCCGCGGACGTGGCCGAGAAGCGCAGAGCGCGCGGGGTGAGGCTCAACCACCCCGAGTCCGTCGCGCTGATCACCTCGCACATCCTGGAGGGCGCCCGCGACGGACGCACCGTCGCCGAACTCATGGTGTCCGGCCGGGCGGTGCTCGGCCGGGCCGACGTGATGGAGGGCGTGCCGGAGATGATCCACGACGTCCAGGTCGAGGCCACCTTCCCGGACGGCACCAAGCTCGTCACCGTCCACGACCCCATCGTCTGA
- a CDS encoding TetR/AcrR family transcriptional regulator: MARVSQAHLDARRRQIVEAAARCFARNGFHATSMQDILRESELSAGAVYRYFPSKEELVEAIAGEAFAGIRAAFEEAARTTPPPTPDVLIGRVLRRVLVDAAPGGDRQAFARLVVQVWTETLRNERLAAALDEGYRTMREAWALLVDAYREAGLMEPGVDADHVARTLIATAQGFIAQQALFGDVRVEILEDGLRALMSMGNSKIS, translated from the coding sequence ATGGCTCGTGTATCCCAGGCACACCTCGACGCCCGGCGTCGGCAGATCGTCGAAGCGGCCGCCCGGTGCTTCGCCCGCAACGGCTTCCACGCCACGTCGATGCAGGACATCCTGCGCGAGTCGGAGCTGTCCGCGGGCGCGGTCTACCGCTACTTCCCCAGCAAGGAGGAGCTGGTCGAGGCCATCGCCGGCGAGGCGTTCGCCGGAATCCGGGCCGCGTTCGAGGAGGCGGCGCGCACCACGCCGCCACCCACTCCGGACGTCCTGATCGGCCGGGTCCTGCGCCGCGTGCTGGTGGACGCGGCCCCCGGCGGCGACCGGCAGGCGTTCGCCCGGCTGGTCGTCCAGGTCTGGACGGAGACCTTGCGCAACGAGCGCCTCGCCGCGGCGCTGGACGAGGGCTACCGCACCATGCGCGAGGCCTGGGCCCTTCTCGTGGACGCGTACCGGGAGGCCGGGCTGATGGAGCCCGGGGTCGACGCCGACCATGTCGCCCGCACCCTCATCGCCACCGCCCAGGGCTTCATCGCCCAGCAGGCCCTCTTCGGCGACGTCCGGGTGGAGATCCTGGAGGACGGCCTGCGCGCCCTGATGTCGATGGGGAATTCCAAGATCAGTTAA
- a CDS encoding ABC transporter permease → MSPAPARRMIAVMVLIPVVVALALWAFAWPAARTAPRDLPVGVAGPATAAAAVEDGLTRHAGAFDVHRFDDAAAARDAIEDRVVYGAVVAGAQGTELLVAPAASPVVAQLLREAVAAGAPAGAPVKVTEVVSLPEGDPRGSALAASVLPIGLAGVAAGALVTLTGLRGARAAATLLGAATLVGLTAAALAHSWLGVLDGNWWAEAGALGLTVLAVGAAVAGLAALLGTPGVGLGALLMVLIGNPFAGAASAPELLPEPAGTLGQWLPPGAGTSLLRSVSYFDGRAAGGAVLTLTLWAALGLTAVLVGSRLRARSASAPPAAEHPEPAPAPAA, encoded by the coding sequence ATGTCCCCTGCACCGGCACGCCGCATGATCGCGGTGATGGTCCTGATACCGGTGGTGGTGGCCCTGGCCCTGTGGGCGTTCGCCTGGCCGGCGGCGCGCACCGCGCCCCGCGATCTGCCGGTCGGCGTCGCCGGCCCGGCCACCGCGGCCGCCGCCGTCGAGGACGGGCTCACCCGTCACGCGGGCGCCTTCGACGTGCACCGCTTCGACGACGCGGCCGCCGCCCGGGACGCGATCGAGGACCGGGTCGTATACGGAGCCGTGGTCGCCGGTGCGCAGGGCACCGAACTGCTCGTCGCCCCCGCCGCGAGCCCGGTGGTCGCCCAGCTCCTCAGGGAGGCGGTCGCCGCCGGCGCCCCGGCGGGCGCCCCGGTGAAGGTCACGGAGGTCGTGTCGCTGCCGGAGGGCGACCCCCGTGGCAGCGCCCTGGCCGCGAGCGTCCTGCCGATCGGCCTGGCCGGGGTCGCCGCGGGCGCCCTGGTCACCCTGACCGGGCTGCGCGGGGCGAGGGCGGCCGCCACCCTGCTGGGCGCCGCGACGCTGGTCGGGCTCACCGCGGCCGCGCTCGCGCACAGCTGGCTCGGGGTGCTCGACGGGAACTGGTGGGCGGAGGCGGGCGCGCTCGGCCTGACCGTGCTCGCCGTGGGCGCGGCCGTGGCGGGTCTCGCCGCACTCCTCGGGACACCGGGCGTGGGGCTCGGCGCGCTGCTGATGGTGCTGATCGGCAACCCGTTCGCGGGCGCGGCGAGCGCACCGGAGCTGCTCCCCGAACCGGCGGGCACGCTCGGCCAGTGGCTGCCGCCGGGCGCGGGGACCTCGCTGCTGCGGTCGGTCTCCTACTTCGACGGGCGCGCGGCGGGCGGCGCCGTGCTGACGCTGACGCTGTGGGCGGCCCTCGGTCTCACCGCGGTCCTGGTGGGCAGCCGCCTCCGCGCCCGCTCCGCGTCGGCGCCGCCGGCGGCGGAGCACCCGGAACCGGCCCCCGCGCCGGCGGCGTAG
- a CDS encoding type II toxin-antitoxin system Phd/YefM family antitoxin yields MAYEIPVTQARAELAELINRVVYGGERVVVTRHGKPLVALVSAADLERLEGLRQADEEPVISSVSSYGSAASAGGEQGRFGLAAEHRPPEDRRP; encoded by the coding sequence ATGGCCTACGAGATTCCGGTGACGCAAGCCCGCGCAGAGCTCGCCGAATTGATCAACCGCGTCGTCTACGGCGGGGAGCGCGTCGTCGTCACCCGCCACGGCAAGCCCCTCGTGGCGCTGGTGTCCGCCGCTGACCTGGAACGACTCGAAGGGCTGCGGCAGGCGGACGAGGAGCCGGTGATCAGCTCGGTCTCCTCCTACGGCTCCGCCGCGTCCGCCGGAGGCGAACAGGGCCGCTTCGGTCTGGCCGCCGAACACCGCCCGCCGGAGGACCGCCGCCCCTGA
- a CDS encoding ClpP family protease yields MHRSAARYVLPEFTERTGAGTRTLDPWSRLLDERIVMLGTPVDDTAANDVVAQLLHLEYAAPDQDVCLYINSPGGPVGAMTAIYDTLQVITCDVATTCIGQAASTAAVLLAAGAPGKRSALPGARITVRQPASDEPLRGRPSDLEIHAAELVRLREQMTSMLVRHTGRDAARVATDLERDTIFDAAGAREYGLVDHVIGSRGTAAPTRTR; encoded by the coding sequence ATGCACCGCTCAGCCGCCCGCTACGTCCTGCCGGAGTTCACCGAGCGCACCGGCGCCGGGACGCGCACCCTCGACCCCTGGTCCAGGCTGCTCGACGAGCGGATCGTCATGCTGGGCACCCCCGTCGACGACACGGCCGCGAACGACGTCGTCGCCCAGCTCCTGCACCTCGAATACGCCGCCCCCGACCAGGACGTCTGCCTGTACATCAACTCCCCCGGCGGTCCCGTCGGGGCCATGACCGCCATCTACGACACCCTCCAGGTCATCACCTGCGACGTCGCGACCACCTGCATCGGCCAGGCGGCCTCCACCGCCGCCGTCCTGCTCGCCGCCGGCGCGCCCGGCAAGCGGTCGGCCCTGCCCGGCGCCAGGATCACCGTCCGGCAGCCCGCCTCCGACGAGCCGCTGCGGGGCCGTCCGTCCGACCTGGAGATCCACGCCGCGGAACTGGTGCGCCTGCGCGAGCAGATGACCTCGATGCTCGTCCGGCACACCGGCCGGGACGCCGCACGCGTCGCCACGGACCTGGAGCGGGACACGATCTTCGACGCGGCAGGCGCCAGGGAGTACGGGCTGGTCGACCATGTCATCGGCAGCCGCGGGACGGCCGCCCCCACCCGGACCCGGTGA
- a CDS encoding C40 family peptidase yields MSAQLHTPFLLSRTGLVSALTVAAVGGTLLAPGTAPEAHAVTSHASKALEVAQSKKGSPYRFGATGPHRFDCSGLTLYSYKRAGKKLPRTAQQQYNRTRHVGASQRQRGDLVFFHSGGSVYHVGIYAGSGRIWHSPKTGDVVRLARIWTKSVSYGRVR; encoded by the coding sequence ATGTCCGCGCAGTTGCACACGCCGTTCCTCCTGTCCCGTACCGGCCTCGTGTCCGCGCTCACCGTCGCGGCGGTCGGCGGGACTCTCCTCGCCCCCGGCACGGCCCCCGAGGCCCACGCGGTCACCAGTCACGCGAGCAAGGCACTCGAGGTGGCCCAGTCGAAGAAGGGCTCGCCGTACCGCTTCGGCGCCACCGGCCCCCACCGCTTCGACTGCTCCGGTCTCACGCTCTACTCGTACAAGCGCGCGGGCAAGAAGCTGCCGCGCACCGCGCAGCAGCAGTACAACCGCACCCGGCATGTGGGGGCCTCCCAGAGGCAACGCGGAGACCTGGTGTTCTTCCATTCGGGCGGGTCGGTCTACCACGTGGGCATCTACGCCGGCAGCGGCCGGATCTGGCACTCCCCCAAGACCGGCGACGTGGTGCGGCTGGCCAGGATCTGGACGAAGAGCGTCTCCTACGGGCGCGTGCGCTGA
- a CDS encoding ATP-binding protein, whose translation MADRQEASVTLPSDPASVSSARRFATDAVVSWGLPDDSDTTDTVRLIVSELATNAVQHTFGLSPFFRLDLVLERDEVLRVGVTDSHPRWPRRLPAAVRQDNGRGMDIVRLLTARHGGRFSVTPTEEGGKTVWIALPWSSVERVAL comes from the coding sequence ATGGCAGACCGTCAGGAAGCATCCGTCACGCTGCCGAGCGACCCGGCGTCCGTGTCGTCGGCGCGCAGGTTCGCCACCGACGCCGTGGTCTCCTGGGGGCTCCCCGACGACTCCGACACCACGGACACCGTGCGGCTGATCGTCTCCGAACTCGCCACCAACGCCGTGCAGCACACCTTCGGCCTGTCACCGTTCTTCCGGCTCGACCTCGTCCTGGAACGCGACGAGGTCCTGCGCGTCGGCGTCACCGACAGCCACCCGCGCTGGCCGCGCCGCCTGCCGGCCGCGGTCCGTCAGGACAACGGCCGGGGCATGGACATCGTCCGCCTCCTCACGGCCCGGCACGGGGGCCGGTTCAGCGTCACGCCCACCGAGGAGGGCGGCAAGACGGTGTGGATCGCCCTGCCCTGGTCGTCCGTGGAGCGCGTCGCCCTGTGA
- a CDS encoding 8-amino-7-oxononanoate synthase, producing the protein MPHAAQGDPFDWIDEEARRRERLGLVRTLRPRSAGSTALDLAGNDYLGLTRRPEVVAGAAGAVHRWGAGATGSRLVTGTTELHAELERELAAFCGFEAALVLSSGYAANLAAVTALGAHGALVVSDAANHASIVDGCRLARAETAVVPHAAPEAVRKTLAAHPGRRALVVTDSVFSVDGDAAPLGALAGVCRDAGAALLVDDAHGLGVLGDGGRGAPAAAGLAGDPGVVATVTLSKSLGSQGGAVLGPARVIAHLVNTARTFIFDTGLAPAAAGGALAALRVLGREPELAARARAVAAELHRRLTREGLVSARPDAAVVSVRAPSPEAALRWAADCRAAGLVVGCFRPPSVPDGISRIRLTARADLTGAQIDTAVATILRTAPAPPG; encoded by the coding sequence ATGCCGCACGCCGCCCAGGGAGATCCCTTCGACTGGATCGACGAGGAGGCGCGCCGGCGTGAGCGTCTCGGACTGGTCCGCACCCTGCGTCCCCGCAGCGCCGGATCGACGGCGCTGGACCTGGCGGGCAACGACTACCTCGGCCTGACCCGCCGCCCCGAGGTCGTCGCGGGCGCCGCCGGGGCCGTGCACCGCTGGGGCGCGGGAGCGACCGGCTCCCGGCTCGTCACGGGAACCACCGAGCTCCATGCCGAACTGGAGCGCGAACTCGCCGCGTTCTGCGGCTTCGAGGCGGCCCTCGTCCTCTCCTCCGGCTACGCGGCCAACCTCGCCGCCGTCACCGCGCTCGGCGCGCACGGCGCGCTGGTGGTCTCGGACGCGGCCAACCACGCGTCGATCGTCGACGGCTGCCGCCTGGCGCGCGCCGAGACGGCGGTCGTCCCGCACGCGGCGCCGGAGGCGGTGCGCAAGACGCTCGCCGCCCATCCCGGGCGCCGGGCGCTGGTCGTCACCGATTCGGTGTTCTCCGTGGACGGCGACGCCGCTCCGCTGGGCGCGCTCGCCGGCGTCTGCCGTGACGCGGGTGCCGCGCTGCTCGTCGACGACGCCCACGGTCTCGGGGTGCTCGGGGACGGAGGCCGCGGCGCCCCCGCCGCCGCGGGACTCGCGGGCGATCCCGGCGTGGTGGCCACGGTCACCCTCTCCAAGTCGCTGGGCAGCCAGGGCGGCGCGGTGCTCGGGCCCGCCCGGGTGATCGCGCATCTGGTCAACACGGCCCGGACGTTCATCTTCGACACCGGGCTCGCCCCGGCCGCGGCAGGCGGGGCGCTCGCCGCGCTGCGGGTCCTCGGGCGCGAGCCCGAGCTCGCGGCGCGCGCCCGCGCGGTCGCCGCCGAACTGCACCGGCGGCTGACCCGGGAGGGCCTCGTCTCCGCGCGCCCCGACGCGGCCGTCGTCTCCGTCCGGGCTCCTTCCCCGGAGGCGGCGCTGCGCTGGGCCGCCGACTGCCGCGCGGCGGGCCTGGTCGTCGGCTGCTTCCGTCCGCCCTCGGTGCCGGACGGGATCTCGCGGATCCGGCTGACGGCGCGCGCCGATCTGACCGGCGCGCAGATCGACACGGCCGTCGCGACGATCCTTCGGACCGCGCCGGCCCCTCCGGGGTGA
- the bioB gene encoding biotin synthase BioB yields MDLLNTLVDKGLRRELPTREEALAVLATSDDDLLDVVAAAGKVRRQWFGRRVKLNYLVNLKSGLCPEDCSYCSQRLGSKAEILKYTWLKPDEASQAAAAGVAGGAKRVCLVASGRGPTDRDVDRVSKTIEAIKEQNEGVEVCACLGLLSDGQAERLRDAGADAYNHNLNTSESTYGEITTTHTYADRVDTVNKAHAAGLSACSGLIAGMGESDEDLVDVVFSLRELDPDSVPVNFLIPFEGTPLAKEWNLTPQRALRILAMVRFVCPDVEVRLAGGREVHLRSLQPLALHLANSIFLGDYLTSEGQAGRADLEMIADAGFEVEGSDTTTLPEHRAAAGGGCGSVCGDGGGGCGDEPAAEAAEPAAAPATGARTDLVAVRRRGAGTDLAPNA; encoded by the coding sequence ATGGACCTGCTGAACACGCTGGTGGACAAGGGGCTGCGGCGCGAGCTGCCGACCCGTGAAGAAGCGCTCGCCGTGCTGGCGACCTCCGACGACGACCTGCTCGATGTGGTGGCCGCGGCCGGCAAGGTGCGCCGCCAGTGGTTCGGCCGCAGAGTCAAGCTCAACTACCTGGTCAACCTGAAGTCCGGCCTCTGCCCGGAGGACTGCTCCTACTGCTCGCAGCGACTCGGGTCGAAGGCGGAGATCCTCAAGTACACCTGGCTGAAGCCGGACGAGGCGTCCCAGGCGGCCGCCGCCGGTGTCGCGGGCGGCGCGAAGCGGGTGTGCCTGGTGGCGAGCGGCCGCGGGCCGACCGACCGGGACGTGGACCGCGTGTCGAAGACCATCGAGGCGATCAAGGAGCAGAACGAGGGCGTCGAGGTGTGCGCCTGCCTCGGACTGCTCTCGGACGGCCAGGCGGAACGGCTGCGCGACGCCGGCGCGGACGCGTACAACCACAACCTGAACACCTCGGAGTCCACCTACGGGGAGATCACCACCACCCACACCTACGCCGACCGCGTGGACACGGTGAACAAGGCGCACGCGGCCGGTCTGTCGGCCTGCTCGGGGCTGATCGCCGGAATGGGCGAGAGCGACGAGGACCTGGTGGACGTGGTCTTCTCGCTGCGCGAGCTGGACCCGGACTCGGTGCCGGTCAACTTCCTGATCCCGTTCGAGGGCACGCCGCTCGCCAAGGAGTGGAACCTCACCCCGCAGCGCGCGCTGCGCATCCTCGCGATGGTCCGCTTCGTCTGCCCGGACGTCGAGGTGCGTCTGGCCGGCGGCCGCGAGGTGCACCTGCGCTCGCTGCAGCCGCTCGCCCTGCACCTGGCGAACTCGATCTTCCTCGGCGACTACCTGACCAGCGAGGGCCAGGCGGGCAGGGCCGACCTGGAGATGATCGCGGACGCCGGGTTCGAGGTCGAGGGCAGCGACACGACGACCCTGCCCGAGCACCGTGCGGCGGCCGGAGGCGGCTGCGGTTCGGTCTGCGGGGACGGCGGGGGCGGCTGCGGCGACGAGCCGGCCGCCGAAGCGGCGGAGCCCGCGGCGGCTCCGGCGACCGGCGCCCGGACGGACCTGGTCGCGGTGCGCCGCCGCGGCGCGGGCACGGACCTCGCGCCCAATGCCTGA
- a CDS encoding adenosylmethionine--8-amino-7-oxononanoate transaminase, with protein sequence MPEHSDRPAGPAGPGQPARAVYSAGELLALDRAHVWHPYGPMPGRTDPLVVRSASGVRLRLAEETEGRTELIDGMSSWWSAVHGYNHPVLNAAATAQLGRMSHVMFGGLTHEPAVRLAARLVEITPEPLRHVFLCDSGSVSVEVAVKMCLQYWRSLGRPAKRRMLTWRGGYHGDTWQPMSVCDPEGGMHGLWQGVLPEQVFAPAPPADFEESYADGLRELIARHADELAAVIVEPVVQGAGGMRFHSPAYLRVLREACDEHDVLLVFDEIATGFGRTGELFAADHAGVAPDVMCLGKALTGGYLTMAATLCTPRVADGISRGEVPVLAHGPTFMGNPLAAAVACASVDLLLERDWRQEVKRMETGLREGLAPASELPGVREVRVLGGIGVVQLDHQADMAAATRAAVREGVWLRPFRDLVYVMPPYVTGEDDLAAVCRGVVAAAAAG encoded by the coding sequence ATGCCTGAGCACTCGGACCGCCCTGCCGGGCCGGCCGGCCCGGGTCAGCCGGCTCGCGCCGTGTACTCCGCGGGCGAGCTGCTGGCCCTGGACCGGGCGCACGTCTGGCACCCGTACGGCCCGATGCCGGGCCGTACGGACCCGCTGGTCGTGCGGTCCGCCTCCGGGGTCCGGCTGCGGCTGGCCGAGGAGACCGAGGGCAGGACCGAGCTGATCGACGGCATGTCGTCCTGGTGGTCGGCGGTGCACGGCTACAACCACCCGGTGCTCAACGCGGCGGCGACCGCGCAGCTGGGGCGGATGAGCCATGTGATGTTCGGCGGGCTCACCCACGAGCCGGCGGTCCGGCTGGCGGCACGGCTCGTGGAGATCACCCCGGAGCCGCTGCGCCACGTCTTCCTGTGCGACTCCGGCTCCGTCTCCGTCGAGGTCGCCGTCAAGATGTGCCTCCAGTACTGGCGTTCGCTCGGCCGCCCGGCCAAGCGGCGGATGCTCACCTGGCGCGGCGGGTACCACGGCGACACCTGGCAGCCGATGTCGGTGTGCGACCCGGAGGGCGGGATGCACGGCCTGTGGCAGGGCGTGCTGCCCGAGCAGGTCTTCGCCCCCGCGCCGCCCGCGGACTTCGAGGAGTCGTACGCCGACGGGCTGCGGGAGCTGATCGCGCGGCACGCGGACGAGCTGGCCGCCGTGATCGTGGAGCCCGTGGTGCAGGGCGCGGGCGGGATGCGCTTCCACTCGCCCGCGTACCTGCGGGTGCTGCGCGAGGCGTGCGACGAGCACGACGTGCTGCTGGTCTTCGACGAGATCGCCACGGGCTTCGGCCGGACCGGTGAGCTGTTCGCCGCGGACCACGCCGGTGTCGCGCCGGACGTGATGTGCCTGGGCAAGGCGCTGACCGGCGGCTATCTGACGATGGCGGCGACGCTGTGCACCCCGCGGGTGGCCGACGGCATCTCCCGGGGCGAGGTCCCCGTGCTGGCGCACGGGCCGACCTTCATGGGCAACCCGCTGGCCGCGGCAGTGGCCTGCGCCTCCGTGGACCTTCTGCTGGAGCGGGACTGGCGGCAGGAGGTCAAGCGGATGGAGACGGGTCTGCGCGAGGGCCTCGCCCCGGCCTCGGAGTTGCCCGGGGTGCGGGAGGTCCGCGTGCTCGGCGGCATCGGCGTCGTCCAGCTCGACCATCAGGCCGACATGGCGGCGGCGACCCGCGCGGCCGTCCGCGAGGGCGTCTGGCTGCGGCCGTTCCGCGATCTCGTGTACGTGATGCCGCCGTACGTCACCGGGGAGGACGACCTGGCGGCCGTGTGCCGGGGCGTGGTCGCGGCGGCGGCCGCGGGCTGA
- the bioD gene encoding dethiobiotin synthase — protein MSVIVVTGTGTEIGKTVVTAAVAAVAAAQGRSVAVLKPAQTGVAPGEPGDAAEVARLAGRITAVELARFPEPLAPATAARRAGLAPVGPERIAEAAGKLAAEHDLVLVEGAGGLLVRFDDTGSTLADAAALLGAPVLVVAPAGLGTLNATALTAEALRARGLTQLGVVIGSWPAEPDLAALCNRADLPVAAGVPLLGAVPGGAGSLGPEAFRAAAPDWLAPALGGRLDTAAWAAAGA, from the coding sequence ATGTCAGTGATCGTCGTGACGGGTACGGGGACCGAGATCGGCAAGACCGTCGTGACGGCGGCCGTCGCCGCGGTGGCCGCCGCCCAGGGGCGCTCGGTCGCCGTGCTCAAGCCGGCGCAGACCGGTGTCGCACCGGGCGAGCCGGGCGACGCCGCCGAGGTGGCACGGCTCGCGGGCCGGATCACGGCCGTCGAACTGGCGCGCTTCCCGGAGCCGTTGGCCCCCGCCACGGCCGCGCGGCGTGCGGGGCTCGCCCCGGTGGGGCCCGAGCGGATCGCCGAGGCGGCCGGGAAGCTGGCGGCCGAGCACGACCTGGTGCTGGTCGAGGGCGCGGGCGGGCTGCTGGTGCGGTTCGACGACACCGGTTCCACCCTCGCCGACGCCGCCGCCCTGCTCGGTGCGCCGGTGCTGGTCGTCGCCCCGGCCGGGCTGGGCACCCTGAACGCGACCGCGCTGACGGCCGAGGCGCTGCGGGCACGCGGGCTCACCCAGCTGGGCGTCGTGATCGGCAGCTGGCCGGCCGAGCCGGACCTCGCCGCGCTGTGCAACCGGGCCGACCTTCCGGTCGCCGCGGGCGTCCCGCTGCTCGGCGCCGTCCCCGGGGGCGCGGGGTCGCTCGGGCCGGAGGCGTTCCGCGCGGCGGCGCCGGACTGGCTCGCCCCCGCGCTCGGCGGCCGCCTGGACACGGCCGCCTGGGCCGCCGCGGGCGCCTGA
- a CDS encoding VOC family protein has protein sequence MRARIEEIVFDCHDPGLLVRFWAALLGGEAVDRGADWSYVDPPDSVRVAFQKVPEKKAAKNRLHLDVHAGDVDTASDEAVRLGASRVGGPVTDAHGTFQVLADPEGNEFCFVAGTSAA, from the coding sequence ATGCGTGCACGCATCGAGGAGATCGTCTTCGACTGCCACGACCCGGGCCTGCTCGTCCGTTTCTGGGCGGCGCTGCTCGGCGGTGAGGCGGTGGACCGCGGCGCGGACTGGTCGTACGTGGATCCGCCGGACTCCGTGCGGGTCGCCTTCCAGAAGGTGCCCGAGAAGAAGGCGGCCAAGAACCGGCTCCATCTCGACGTGCACGCGGGGGACGTGGACACGGCGTCCGACGAGGCCGTGCGGCTCGGCGCCTCCCGCGTCGGGGGGCCCGTCACCGACGCCCACGGCACGTTCCAGGTGCTCGCCGATCCCGAGGGCAACGAGTTCTGCTTCGTGGCGGGCACGTCCGCCGCCTGA
- a CDS encoding class I SAM-dependent methyltransferase, translating to MERASKAAGDTVHHPLFARFWARMSVAADHRAGVAAHREELLAGLRGEVVEIGAGNGLNFARYPAGVARVLAVEPERTLRDAALTAAARAQVPVRVVPGTAEALPAGDGEFDAAVASLVLCTVRDLPRSLAELHRVLRPGGELRFFEHGLAPTPGAARVQRVVDATVWPRLFGGCHTARDTLAAIGAAGFELGAYRRLQVPAGGVPLPSSPCVIGVARRRADG from the coding sequence ATGGAGCGTGCGTCGAAGGCGGCCGGGGACACCGTCCACCATCCTCTCTTCGCGCGCTTCTGGGCGCGGATGAGCGTCGCGGCCGATCACCGCGCCGGGGTCGCGGCGCACCGCGAGGAGCTGCTGGCGGGGCTGCGCGGCGAGGTCGTCGAGATCGGGGCGGGCAACGGGCTGAACTTCGCCCGCTATCCGGCCGGTGTGGCGCGGGTGCTGGCCGTCGAGCCGGAACGCACGCTGCGGGACGCCGCACTCACGGCGGCCGCGCGGGCGCAGGTGCCGGTCCGCGTGGTGCCGGGGACGGCGGAGGCGCTGCCCGCAGGCGACGGGGAGTTCGACGCGGCGGTGGCCTCGCTGGTGCTGTGCACCGTACGGGACCTGCCGAGGTCCCTCGCGGAGCTCCACCGGGTGCTGCGTCCCGGCGGTGAGCTGCGGTTCTTCGAGCACGGGCTGGCGCCCACACCCGGCGCGGCACGGGTCCAGCGGGTGGTGGACGCCACGGTGTGGCCCCGGCTGTTCGGCGGGTGCCACACGGCGCGGGACACGCTCGCCGCGATCGGGGCGGCCGGGTTCGAGCTCGGGGCGTACCGGCGGCTCCAGGTGCCCGCGGGGGGCGTGCCGCTCCCGAGTTCGCCGTGCGTCATCGGCGTGGCGCGGCGGCGGGCGGACGGCTGA
- a CDS encoding fic family toxin-antitoxin system, toxin component, with protein MSLSIDLAWLLMVAEHRTPGDPQVTDWGALVAAVGRHDAEIFGTPVYQDPHTRAAALLQLLLHVPALEHSNAMFASAVAYGYLVASGLKVDTSPEQVRDLARLVKEGKADVHAVAGELRQWCR; from the coding sequence TTGAGCCTCTCCATCGACCTCGCCTGGCTGCTCATGGTCGCCGAGCACCGCACGCCCGGCGACCCGCAGGTGACGGACTGGGGCGCGCTCGTCGCCGCCGTCGGCCGCCACGACGCCGAGATCTTCGGCACGCCCGTCTACCAGGACCCGCACACCAGGGCCGCCGCCCTGCTCCAACTCCTCCTGCACGTGCCGGCGCTGGAGCACTCGAACGCGATGTTCGCCTCCGCCGTCGCCTACGGCTATCTCGTGGCCTCCGGCCTGAAGGTCGACACCTCTCCGGAACAGGTGCGCGACCTCGCCCGTCTGGTCAAGGAGGGCAAGGCCGACGTCCACGCCGTCGCCGGCGAACTGCGGCAGTGGTGCCGCTGA
- a CDS encoding antitoxin — MAKTQLNVRVDETTAEAARQRALARGMSVNRYIEELVKQDAGEAGRTFVDAAADFMKEYEAVFAEEFGERR; from the coding sequence GTGGCCAAGACACAGCTGAACGTACGGGTCGACGAGACCACCGCGGAAGCCGCCCGGCAGCGGGCGCTGGCCCGCGGCATGAGCGTCAACCGCTACATCGAGGAACTCGTCAAGCAGGACGCCGGCGAGGCGGGCCGCACCTTCGTGGACGCGGCGGCCGACTTCATGAAGGAGTACGAGGCGGTCTTCGCCGAGGAGTTCGGCGAACGGCGTTGA